One Gemmatimonadota bacterium genomic window, AGGAGGTCGGCCAACTGCGATTCGACCGATCCGTCGGCCACGAGGATCAAGTCCGTGACACCGGCAGGACGAAGGACCCAGCAGTCGGCGATGATCATGCCTTTGGGGGTCAAGAGGGCCCCGTACACCAAACTGCTCGGACCCGGCTTGACGATGTCGTTCGTGGTTATGCCTTGGACGCATTGCACCGCGCCGGGTCCGGTCACGGCGAATTGGGCCGGCCGACCTGCGACGACGATCGCGCTGCTTTGCAGCTGGCTCAGCCGGGTATTGGAAATTGCGATGGTCAGCACAACTCAACGATAGGCTAGTGGGGGGACGGGTCGTAGTAGCCGGCCACCCGGTAGGACCAATCGAGCAACTCAACCGGATGGGCCACCTTCGTCCGGAGCCCGGCGGCGGCGAGCCCGGCTCCGATCTGCATCAGGCAACCTGGGTTGCCGGTGACGATCAAGTCGGGCACCGGCGATGCAGCGCCGATCGCGGCGACCTTGTCGTCCAAGACGGCTCTCGAGAGTTCGGGGTGGAGGACCCCGTAAATCCCCGCGCTTCCGCAACACCGATCTGATCCCGGCAGCTCCCGGGCCACCAGGGAGGGGATAGCGGCCAAGACGTCGAGGACTTCGCGATGGACTCGTTGGGCGTGTTGGAGATGGCAGGGCGCATCGTACCCAACCGTGAGGGCGAGCGGCCCTCCTGGCCTCGGTCCGGCGGCGGCCAGGAGCTCGCTGACGTCCCGCGTCCGGCTCCCGACATCGGCCGCGTCCACGGTGCCGAGGAGGTGGCCGAGATCCTTGAGGAGCGCACCGCAGCCGGCGCTGTTGACGACGACGAAATCGGCGCGGCCCAGGAACGCTTTGACGTTGCCCATCGCCAGGGCTCGGGCACCATCCTGATCGCCGGCATGGTCGTGCAGGGCGCCGCAGCATCCCTGGCCCTCCACTTCGACGACTCGGTATCCATTCACCTCGAGCGTCCGGCGGGTTGCCTCATGGACGTGACCGAACAGTCCATCCATGACGCAGCCGCGAAAGAGGGCCACGGTGCCACGGCTCTCCGGCAGCCGTTCCGGATGGCCTCCGCCCTCCCGGCGACTGGGCCGGGTGGCGGCTACCATGCCCGCTAAGAATCCCAGCCGCCCGGATCCGGCAACGAGCCGAGCCAATCCGGTGGCCCGTGCCACTCGAGCGAGGGCCGTGGCGAACCGCCATCGCCACGGTTGACTGAACATGCCGAGGACCGCCCGGGCCTGACCCGAGAGGCCGCGTTCGGCGGAGATCCGGGCCCGGGCGGCCTCGAGGCCCCGGCCATACCCGACACCCGATGGGCACACCGGTTCACAACCGCGGCAGCCGAGGCAGGC contains:
- a CDS encoding (Fe-S)-binding protein, which encodes MSPTMPDPGVSTARAGFEALDPCVHCGFCLPACPTYLATGDESDSPRGRILLMRALERGELAADDPGLVQHLDACLGCRGCEPVCPSGVGYGRGLEAARARISAERGLSGQARAVLGMFSQPWRWRFATALARVARATGLARLVAGSGRLGFLAGMVAATRPSRREGGGHPERLPESRGTVALFRGCVMDGLFGHVHEATRRTLEVNGYRVVEVEGQGCCGALHDHAGDQDGARALAMGNVKAFLGRADFVVVNSAGCGALLKDLGHLLGTVDAADVGSRTRDVSELLAAAGPRPGGPLALTVGYDAPCHLQHAQRVHREVLDVLAAIPSLVARELPGSDRCCGSAGIYGVLHPELSRAVLDDKVAAIGAASPVPDLIVTGNPGCLMQIGAGLAAAGLRTKVAHPVELLDWSYRVAGYYDPSPH